In a genomic window of Rhinopithecus roxellana isolate Shanxi Qingling chromosome 2, ASM756505v1, whole genome shotgun sequence:
- the LOC104662867 gene encoding ubiquitin-conjugating enzyme E2 N-like: MAGLPRRIIKETQRLLAEPVPGIKAEAYESNTHYFHVVIAGPRDSPFEGRTFKFELFLPEEYPMAAPKVRFMTKIYHPNVDKLGRICLGILKGKCSPALQIHTVLLSIQALSNAPNPDDPLANYMEEQWKTNEARAIETARAGTRLSAINNI, translated from the coding sequence ATGGCTGGGCTGCCCCGCAGGATCATCAAGGAAACCCAGCGTTTGCTGGCAGAACCAGTTCCTGGCATCAAAGCAGAAGCATATGAGAGCAACACCCATTATTTTCATGTGGTCATTGCTGGCCCCCGGGATTCCCCCTTTGAGGGAAGGACCTTCAAATTTGAACTATTTCTTCCAGAAGAATACCCAATGGCAGCCCCTAAAGTGCGCTTCATGACCAAAATTTATCATCCTAATGTAGACAAGTTGGGGAGAATATGTTTAGGTATTTTGAAAGGTAAGtgttccccagccctgcagatCCACACAGTTCTGCTATCTATCCAGGCCTTGTCAAATGCTCCCAATCCAGATGATCCATTAGCAAATTATATGGAGGAGCAGTGGAAGACCAACGAAGCCCGAGCCATAGAAACTGCTAGAGCAGGGACTAGGTTATCTGccattaataatatttaa